One region of Armigeres subalbatus isolate Guangzhou_Male chromosome 3, GZ_Asu_2, whole genome shotgun sequence genomic DNA includes:
- the LOC134222759 gene encoding uncharacterized protein LOC134222759 — translation MSVVMEVCRTCMTANQKKRPGKLVSIFAEFEGAVIANIITDCTAVQIAENDGLPVVICYECFETLKLLTAFKITARNSDSKLRMICKEESVESYDKAYIAAQVEVLYGESQHQCASFSYVLLSSLHNSFPNFETVYFVFIV, via the exons ATGTCAGTCGTGATGGAGGTCTGCCGGACGTGTATGACCGCGAACCAGAAAAAGCGCCCTGGAAAGCTGGTGTCCATCTTCGCTGAATTTGAGGGTGCAGTAATAGCAAACATTATCACGGATTGCACTGCCGTTCAG ATTGCTGAAAACGATGGCCTACCAGTGGTAATTTGTTACGAATGTTTCGAAACTTTAAAATTGTTGACCGCTTTCAAAATTACCGCCCGGAACTCCGACAGTAAGCTACGCATGATTTGCAAAGAGGAATCTGTTGAAAGTTATGATAAGGCCTACATTGCTGCGCAAGTTGAAGTGTTGTATGGGGAATCGCAgcatcaatgtgcttcgttcagttacgtattgctttcAAGTTTACATAACTCTTTTCCAAACTTCGAGACAGTCTACTTCGTATTCATCGTCTGA